A DNA window from Populus trichocarpa isolate Nisqually-1 unplaced genomic scaffold, P.trichocarpa_v4.1 scaffold_67, whole genome shotgun sequence contains the following coding sequences:
- the LOC7462785 gene encoding protein SENSITIVITY TO RED LIGHT REDUCED 1, with the protein MTASAKLLALDKPSQNENWTVVMPRRGKKRIHSLRHNTPEAEQQPWVPTELESDPEREAKLIQKMEFCIKKVESSRFYQNFSEQVENPEILDSFHRVLGFELKMPMVIYGIGSIESYETPRFQLSLAILMKRKFCWIGDVEVFDPILSATESRVLESLGCSVLSVNEQGRRRATKPMLFYMPHCEAGLYNNLLQANWELELLNHIVLFGNSFEMYEFFSEIKNSIVVESTMHVLAARKFADEYVIKTASDDYFAAFHDSSWHFFSPALDTELLLVKN; encoded by the coding sequence ATGACAGCTTCTGCAAAACTCCTTGCTCTTGACAAGCCCTCCCAAAATGAAAACTGGACAGTTGTAATGCCTCGTCGAGGCAAAAAGAGAATACATTCCCTAAGACATAATACTCCAGAAGCAGAACAGCAGCCATGGGTTCCTACTGAGCTTGAATCCGATCCAGAAAGAGAAGCAAAGTTAATACAAAAGATGGAATTTTGTATCAAGAAAGTTGAGAGCTCTCGATTCTATCAGAACTTTTCGGAGCAAGTAGAAAATCCTGAAATCCTGGATTCTTTTCACAGGGTGCTGGGCTTTGAACTGAAGATGCCGATGGTGATATATGGAATTGGCAGCATTGAATCATATGAAACCCCTCGATTCCAGCTTAGTCTTGCTATCTTGATGAAAAGGAAGTTTTGTTGGATTGGGGACGTAGAGGTTTTTGACCCAATTCTTTCTGCAACAGAGTCTCGGGTTCTGGAATCCCTTGGTTGTTCTGTCCTGTCTGTAAATGAGCAAGGTCGTAGACGTGCTACGAAGCCAATGCTTTTTTACATGCCACATTGTGAGGCAGGGCTATATAACAATCTCTTACAGGCAAACTGGGAATTGGAACTGCTTAATCATATTGTATTATTTGGAAATAGCTTTGAGATGTATGAGTTCTTTTCCGAGATCAAGAACTCCATTGTTGTGGAGTCAACAATGCATGTTTTGGCTGCTCGAAAATTTGCTGATGAGTATGTAATCAAGACAGCTTCAGACGATTATTTTGCTGCTTTTCATGATTCAAGCTGGCATTTTTTCAGCCCTGCTCTTGATACAGAGCTGctgttggttaaaaattaa
- the LOC7460233 gene encoding uncharacterized protein At5g39865 produces the protein MAEFENNQEITPNSKPTTNKMTSSSIFNRSLTIHSTSVTKPYLQSTSGFYNSFESMKGKVKKLRSLFESPKPNPNELQIQATKKLQSVKSMGPDYNRFPVNDNRIRLPGTEDRIVVYLTSLRGIRRTYEDCYAVKMIFRGFRVWVDERDISMDSAYKKELQSVLGEKNVSLPQVFIRGNHVGGAEVIKQMFETGEMARVLDGFPRRLAGFVCAGCGDVRFVPCGNCSGSRKLFDEDEGVLKRCLECNENGLIRCSDCCS, from the coding sequence ATGGCTGAATTTGAAAATAACCAGGAAATCACACCCAATTCGAAACCCACCACCAATAAAATGACCTCTAGTTCTATATTCAATAGGTCTCTTACAATTCATTCAACTTCAGTGACAAAGCCTTACCTTCAATCAACATCAGGATTCTACAATTCTTTTGAGTCCATGAAAGGAAAGGTCAAAAAGCTTCGGTCTTTGTTTGAGTCCCCGAAACCGAATCCCAATGAATTGCAAATTCAAGCAACTAAAAAGCTACAATCTGTGAAATCAATGGGGCCTGATTATAATAGGTTCCCTGTTAATGATAATAGAATTCGGTTGCCTGGTACTGAGGATAGGATTGTGGTGTATTTAACGAGCTTGCGAGGGATTCGGAGGACTTATGAGGATTGTTATGCGGTGAAGATGATATTTAGAGGGTTTAGAGTGTGGGTTGATGAGAGGGATATTTCGATGGATTCAGCTTATAAGAAGGAGCTGCAAAGTGTGTTGGGAGAGAAAAATGTGAGCTTGCCGCAGGTGTTTATAAGGGGGAATCATGTAGGTGGTGCTGAGGTGATTAAGCAAATGTTCGAGACGGGCGAAATGGCAAGGGTTCTTGATGGGTTTCCAAGACGGCTGGCTGGGTTTGTTTGTGCAGGTTGTGGGGATGTGAGGTTTGTGCCATGTGGGAATTGTAGCGGAAGTAGGAAGTTgtttgatgaagatgaagggGTGCTTAAGAGATGCTTGGAATGTAATGAGAATGGATTGATTCGGTGCTCGGATTGCTGCTCGTGA
- the LOC7460232 gene encoding triphosphate tunnel metalloenzyme 3 has translation MEVEVKLRLPDSDSHQKLSIILSSFHTKTLIQENIFFDTTNSKLSSNFAALRLRFYNLDSYCILSLKAKPIMSDGISRVEEQEEPIDPKIGRMCVAEPGQLLGLLESSKIIQRVRREFGVGENEVLVCLGMFRNVRQVFDWKGLKLELDETIYDFGTSYEIECESKEPEKDKKLIEGLLKDNGIEFSYSEANKFAVFRSGKLPR, from the coding sequence ATGGAAGTTGAGGTAAAACTTCGGCTTCCAGACTCAGACTCCCACCAAAAACTGTCCATCATCCTCTCTTCTTTCCACACCAAAACCTTAATCCAAGAAAACATCTTCTTTGACACCACCAACTCCAAACTCTCCTCAAACTTCGCAGCTCTCCGTCTTCGTTTCTACAATCTTGATTCTTACTGCATCCTCTCTCTCAAAGCTAAACCTATCATGTCAGATGGCATTAGCCGCGTTGAAGAGCAAGAAGAGCCCATTGACCCCAAGATTGGCCGCATGTGCGTGGCTGAGCCCGGTCAGTTACTGGGATTATTAGAGAGTTCAAAGATAATACAGAGAGTCAGAAGGGAGTTTGGGGTTGGAGAAAACGAGGTTCTTGTTTGTTTGGGTATGTTTAGGAATGTGAGGCAAGTGTTTGACTGGAAAGGACTGAAACTAGAGCTTGATGAGacaatttatgattttggaaCCAGTTATGAGATTGAATGTGAGAGTAAAGAGCCTGAGAAGGATAAGAAGTTGATTGAAGGATTGTTGAAGGATAATGGGATTGAGTTTTCCTACTCGGAAGCCAACAAGTTTGCAGTTTTTCGATCTGGGAAATTGCCCCGATGA